From Columba livia isolate bColLiv1 breed racing homer chromosome 5, bColLiv1.pat.W.v2, whole genome shotgun sequence, one genomic window encodes:
- the LOC135579551 gene encoding uncharacterized protein LOC135579551 isoform X2, producing MPLPREGGGRRGSRGGRSGAAAAAGGERARGAGRERRWAAAVSGAEGGSHHLGAAEKFWCGGPEARRGIMIGVGEGFPDTAS from the coding sequence ATGCCGCTGCCTCGTGAGGGCGGAGGAAGGCGCGGGAGCCGCGGGGGTCGCtccggagcggcggcggcggctggcGGAGAGCGGGCCCGCGGGGCCGGCCGGGAGCGGCGCTGGGCAGCCGCGGTGAGCGGCGCGGAGGGCGGCAGCCACCACCTAGGAGCGGCGGAAAAGTTTTGGTGTGGGGGGCCAGAGGCTCGCAGGGGGATTATGATCGGTGTCGGCGAGGGATTTCCAGATACTGCCAG